In Palaemon carinicauda isolate YSFRI2023 unplaced genomic scaffold, ASM3689809v2 scaffold849, whole genome shotgun sequence, one DNA window encodes the following:
- the LOC137637562 gene encoding protein tramtrack, beta isoform-like yields MDGELLSLKWNNHRTTFYHIISGLRNKESYTDVTLACDGKFYPTHKFVLSTCSEYFSEIFDRTPCKNPVIVLKDIQCRDLEFLLDYMYIGEVNVRQNELTSLIKAAECLRVKGLAVPDEEPKSASSSSVSNSVPHSNSQRQRPEQSSPPAKRRRGEERRPTPVVSDQSPGRPPGDRPLGSPDRSRDVQSNLDGSACDEGQGDSSDPIIIKEEKEETQDDLVNVQNSYDGGEDDGDGHHDSEGNTSEFPEFLQSTIEKEEPVAVSEFNPDFPGPSGLSGLNTWEGDNSTTSFPEGLSGAVAAAVAAASQPQQRQQQQLVSVQLFLLT; encoded by the exons ATGGATGGGGAACTGTTGTCGCTGAAGTGGAACAACCACCGTACAACGTTCTACCACATCATTAGTGGTTTGAGAAATAAG GAGTCATACACCGACGTTACTCTAGCCTGTGATGGAAAGTTCTACCCGACCCACAAATTCGTGCTATCCACCTGTAGTGAATATTTTAGTGAAATATTTGACAGAACACCATGCAAGAACCCAGTTATAGTGCTGAAAGACATACAATGTCGAGACCTCGAGTTTCTGTTGGACTACATGTACATTGGCGAGGTCAACGTAAGGCAGAACGAACTCACGTCGCTCATCAAAGCTGCCGAGTGCCTCAGAGTCAAGGGGTTGGCCGTGCCCGACGAGGAACCAAAAAGTGCTAGTTCGAGTAGTGTTTCAAATTCAGTGCCACATAGTAATAGTCAGAGACAGCGTCCCGAGCAATCTAGTCCACCCGCCAAGAGGCGACGCGGGGAAGAGCGGAGGCCGACTCCCGTCGTCTCGGACCAGAGTCCCGGCAGGCCCCCCGGGGACCGGCCGCTGGGTAGCCCCGACCGTAGTAGAGACGTCCAGTCAAACTTAGACGGTAGTGCGTGTGACGAGGGCCAAGGTGATAGTTCGGACCCAATTAttattaaagaagaaaaggaagagactCAAGATGatttagtaaatgtacaaaatagTTACGATGGGGGGGAGGATGATGGGGACGGACATCACGACTCGGAGGGGAACACTAGTGAATTTCCCGAGTTCCTTCAGTCTACCATAGAAAAGGAAGAGCCAGTAGCCGTCAGTGAATTTAACCCGGACTTCCCTGGTCCTTCGGGTCTC AGTGGCTTGAACACCTGGGAAGGGGACAATAGTACAACAAGCTTCCCCGAGGGGCTGTCTGGGGCTGTTGCGGCGGCGGTCGCCGCCGCGTCGCAGCCTCAGCAGAGACAACAGCAACAGTTGGTGAGTGTTCAGCTTTTTCTTTTGACA